A genomic window from Lineus longissimus chromosome 17, tnLinLong1.2, whole genome shotgun sequence includes:
- the LOC135501220 gene encoding potassium channel subfamily T member 2-like isoform X31 — protein sequence MHPEEEEEEWANEKRVRVEFFTNERSFKERLQLYFIKNQRSSLRIRIFNLVIKLLTCILYVVRVCLDNPSEKPPCTSSCGPCLNVTAEERFQSVEDFRKNPVIEWVAIGYVNRSYWLWVTQVTVAVISLTETMLVTYLGYKGNILQLILAPSFILELINTVPFISTIFWARLRCLFIPVFLNCWLAKSALENMLNDLHRAMQKSQSALSQQILILMATLTCIIFTSVCGVQQLQRGGYQHMDFFGALWFVIVTFSTVGYGDYTPDIWPSQLFMMIMIAAALVVVPTQLEQLAFTWMERQKQGGTYSSHRAQTEKHVVVCATALHADTIMDFLNEFYAHPKLQDYFVVLLSPCELDPTMRMILQVPIWAQRVIYIQGSALKDADLTRCRMQEAEACFILTARNYADKNAVDQHTILRSWAVKDFAPTCPQYVQIFRPENKFHVKFAEHVVCEDEFKYALLANNCLSPATSTLVTLLLHTSRGQEGQTSSEEWQRVYGRCSGNEIYHIKLGDSQFFGEYEGKSFTYASFHAHRKYGVSLVGVLQSLPGSTIQLNPGPRHIMKGADICFYMNITKEENSAFILAHPNNDKDTRMDKMKPPAGGNYSKVASMIASVEELPRKLSFRKKNQTYHPPRPRLNQTSKQGTVAMVVKAGDGGPYATYTKNSITPPNSNQGTVALELQHTRDKSNSQVLDQNGQKTDSMANKLELPKGLSIQSLNKRPSIAPVPAVLDAAGIEITVESEDSDQDSSITEEEPPWVTPNSDTVKGFPPLTPYIGTTPTLTHIMREKRHICCLQLAQTCDHCSFKHAKEYHWSNRTIIVAADYASNGLYNFIVPLRSHARPKNTMNPIVLLLERRPDQSFLETICYFPLVYWMIGSIECLDDLLRAGITLADNVVIVNKESSNSQEEDYLADCNTIVAVQTIFRLFPSANIITELSQSSNMRFMQFRAKDHYALNLSKVEKVSPHKEKERGSHISYMFRLPFAAGNVFSASMLDTLLYQAFVKDYLITFVRLLLGIDQAVGSGHLSCMKISKDDLWIRTYGRLYQKLCSTTCEIPIGIYRTMIQHTENTSADGVPGSGHSSQQTPHFDFKRRLSTRIHQKLAQRCSGRNRNNLGAKNKTAEPKEKEVSLNVMHTDDEGGSDSLGSERQEICQLVKSRMQSLGLPTDDYDDVSDKRNTLSYVIINPSYDLKLEVDDVVYLIRPSSLSAQASPLIDERKLLARKRFLPHKREEPTGADEEPISRSSTPDCDHDAKNEPATLEINNCTSVVRIEFRPRKPPFIADSTRFQLDATTVTMHE from the exons ATGCACCctgaagaggaggaggaagagtgGGCTAATGAGAAAAG aGTACGAGTTGAGTTCTTTACGAATGAGCGGTCGTTCAAAGAGAGATTGCAGTTGTATTTCATAAAGAATCAGAGATCAA GTCTTCGCATCCGTATCTTTAACCTAGTGATCAAATTATTAACATGCATTCTGTACGTGGTGCGTGTGTGCCTCGACAACCCAAGCGAAAAACCACCATG CACGTCAAGTTGTGGACCATGCCTCAACGTTACGGCGGAGGAGAGATTTCAATCCGTGGAAGATTTCAGGAAAAATCCGGTGATAGAATG GGTGGCGATAGGTTATGTAAATCGAAGCTACTGGCTTTGGGTGACACAAGTGACAGTAGCTGTGATCAGTTTAACAGAAACAATGCTCGTCACATACCTTGGCTACAAA GGCAACATCCTCCAGCTAATCCTTGCCCCATCATTCATCCTGGAATTAATAAACACAGTACCTTTTATATCAACT ATTTTCTGGGCGAGATTACGGTGCCTTTTTATTCCTGTATTCCTAAACTGCTGGCTTGCCAAAAGTGCATTGGAAAATATGCTG aaTGACCTCCACCGTGCCATGCAGAAGTCACAATCTGCACTATCACAACAGATACTCATTCTGATGGCTACTTTAACTTGTATTATTTTTACCAG CGTGTGCGGTGTACAGCAGCTACAGCGTGGTGGCTATCAGCATATGGATTTCTTTGGTGCATTATGGTTTGTGATAGTTACATTCTCGACAGTCGGCTACGGTGATTATACGCCGGATATATGGCCTAGTCAACtcttcatgatgatcatgatagcAGCAGCATTAGTGGTCGTTCCAACGCAG TTGGAGCAGCTTGCCTTCACATGGATGGAGCGACAAAAACAGGGTGGCACTTATAGTAGTCATCGAGCACAAACAGAAAAACATGTTGTTGTATGTGCTACAGCGTTACATGCAGATACTATCATGGATTTTCTAAATGAATTCTACGCCCATCCAAAATTGCAG GACTATTTTGTGGTGTTATTGTCCCCTTGTGAGCTGGACCCCACAATGAGGATGATATTACAAGTACCCATCTGGGCGCAGCGGGTGATTTATATCCAAGGGTCGGCATTGAAAGATGCTGACCTGACGAGGTGCAG AATGCAGGAAGCAGAGGCTTGTTTTATCCTAACAGCCAGGAATTATGCAGATAAAAATGCTGTT GATCAGCATACCATATTGAGATCATGGGCTGTGAAAGATTTTGCACCTACATGCCCACAGTATGTCCAAATTTTTCGGCCGGAAAATAAATTCCATGTGAAGTTTGCTG aACATGTTGTCTGTGAAGATGAATTCAAATATGCCTTATTAGCCAATAACTGTCTTTCACCGGCTACCTCCACACTAGTGACTCTTCTTCTTCACACATCAAGGGGACA AGAGGGCCAGACCTCATCTGAAGAATGGCAGCGTGTGTATGGCCGATGCTCAGGGAATGAAATTTACCATATTAAACTTGGTGATAGTCAATTTTTCGGAGAGTACGAGGGAAAGAGTTTTACATATGCTAGTTTTCATGCACACAGAAA GTATGGCGTTAGTCTTGTTGGTGTCTTGCAGAGTCTTCCAGGATCCACAATCCAGTTGAATCCTGGTCCAAGGCACATTATGAAAG GTGCTGATATATGCTTCTACATGAACATAACCAAAGAGGAAAATTCGGCTTTCATCCTCGCGCATCCAAACAATGATAAAGATACGCGAATGGATAAAATGAAGCCACCTGCTGGTGGAAATTACTCCAAAGTCGCTAGCATGATTGCAAGCGTTG AAGAATTGCCGAGAAAACTATCTTTTCGGAAAAAAAATCAGACGTACCATCCACCACGACCTCGGCTAAACCAAACGA GCAAGCAGGGTACCGTGGCCATGGTAGTCAAGGCTGGCGACGGTGGGCCATATGCAACCTATACTAAGAACAGTATTACCCCGCCAAATTCGAACCAAG gtactgtGGCCTTGGAGCTCCAACACACAAGGGATAAGTCTAACAGTCAGGTGCTAGATCAGAATGGACAAAAGACAGATTCAATGGCCAACAAACTAGAACTTCCAAAAGGCCTAAGTATACAGAGTCTAAATAAGCGGCCTAGTATTGCTCCAGTGCCGGCCGTTCTTGATGCAGCAGGTATTGAGATTACGGTAGAGTCAGAGGACTCTGATCAAGATAGCAGTATAACTGAAGAAGAGCCACCTTGGGTTACACCCAACTCGGA TACCGTAAAAGGGTTCCCGCCACTTACACCCTACATTGGTACCACGCCCACGCTGACCCATATTATGCGGGAGAAGCGGCATATATGTTGTCTCCAGTTGGCACAG ACATGTGACCATTGCTCATTCAAACATGCAAAGGAATACCATTGGTCGAACCGAACGATCATCGTAGCTGCTGATTATGCAAGCAACGGCTTGTATAACTTTATTGTGCCATTGAGATCTCATGCTCGACCAAAAAATACTATGAATCCGATTGTGCTACTCTTAGAAAGAAG ACCAGACCAGAGCTTCTTAGAGACAATTTGTTACTTTCCTCTTGTCTACTGGATGATAGGATCTATAGAATG CCTTGATGACCTGTTACGGGCTGGTATCACTCTGGCAGACAATGTGGTTATTGTCAACAAGGAGAGCTCAAACTCTCAAGAGGAAGACTACTTAGCTGACTGCAACACCATTGTGGCAGTACAGACGATATTCCG ACTATTTCCAAGTGCTAACATCATAACGGAGTTGTCCCAGTCCTCCAATATGAGGTTCATGCAGTTCAGAGCCAAAGATCACTATGCTTTAAACCTCTCCAAGGTGGAAAAGGTAAGTCCCCAT aaagaaaaagaaagaggaAGCCACATCTCTTACATGTTCAGGTTACCATTCGCAGCAGGAAATGTATTCAGTGCTAGTATGTTGGACACGCTTCTATATCAAGCATTTGTCAAGGACTATCTCATCACATTCGTTCGACTGTTATTAGGCATTGACCAGGCTGTGGGGTCTGGACATTTGTCTTGT ATGAAAATTTCCAAAGATGACCTGTGGATACGGACCTACGGCCGACTCTATCAAAAACTCTGCTCAACCACCTGTGAGATTCCTATTGGTATTTACCGGACAATGATCCAACACACAGAAAACACATCTGCT GATGGTGTCCCTGGGTCAGGTCATTCATCACAG CAAACACCTCACTTTGATTTCAAACGGCGCCTTTCGACTCGTATCCATCAAAAACTTGCTCAACGATGTTCAGGT AGAAATCGAAATAACCTGGGCGCAAAAAATAAAACTGCTGAACCTAAAGAAAAGGAG gTTTCTCTGAATGTGATGCACACCGACGATGAAGGAGGAAGTGACAGCCTGGGATCGGAACGGCAAGAGATCTGCCAACTAGTCAAGTCGAGGATGCAGAGCCTTGGACTGCCAACAGATGATTACG ATGATGTTAGTGATAAGAGAAATACGTTATCATATGTGATCATCAACCCAAGCTATGACTTAAAGCTTGAAGTGGACGATGTTGT ATACTTAATTCGACCAAGTTCACTGTCAGCCCAGGCATCACCGTTGATTGATGAACGGAAACTGTTGGCCCGGAAACGATTTTTACCACATAAGAGAGAAGAGCCGACTGGTGCTGATGAGGAACCAATCAGTAGAAGTTCTACTCCTGACTGTGATCATGATGCTAAG AATGAGCCTGCTACATTAGAAATAA ATAATTGTACATCTGTTGTCAGAATAG AGTTTAGACCTAGAAAACCACCATTTATTGCTGATTCCACCAGATTTCAATTAGACGCAACCACGGTTACCATGCATGAGTGA
- the LOC135501220 gene encoding potassium channel subfamily T member 2-like isoform X16 — protein MYVWQRGRKQRARMSQKGQNSTGIDSKAPLLRLESEYIFEKDRARASNSKQKDESCRDRNAKEKIRARQRGPNGKAPLLRLESEYMYEKERVRVEFFTNERSFKERLQLYFIKNQRSSLRIRIFNLVIKLLTCILYVVRVCLDNPSEKPPCTSSCGPCLNVTAEERFQSVEDFRKNPVIEWVAIGYVNRSYWLWVTQVTVAVISLTETMLVTYLGYKGNILQLILAPSFILELINTVPFISTIFWARLRCLFIPVFLNCWLAKSALENMLNDLHRAMQKSQSALSQQILILMATLTCIIFTSVCGVQQLQRGGYQHMDFFGALWFVIVTFSTVGYGDYTPDIWPSQLFMMIMIAAALVVVPTQLEQLAFTWMERQKQGGTYSSHRAQTEKHVVVCATALHADTIMDFLNEFYAHPKLQDYFVVLLSPCELDPTMRMILQVPIWAQRVIYIQGSALKDADLTRCRMQEAEACFILTARNYADKNAVDQHTILRSWAVKDFAPTCPQYVQIFRPENKFHVKFAEHVVCEDEFKYALLANNCLSPATSTLVTLLLHTSRGQEGQTSSEEWQRVYGRCSGNEIYHIKLGDSQFFGEYEGKSFTYASFHAHRKYGVSLVGVLQSLPGSTIQLNPGPRHIMKGADICFYMNITKEENSAFILAHPNNDKDTRMDKMKPPAGGNYSKVASMIASVEELPRKLSFRKKNQTYHPPRPRLNQTSKQGTVAMVVKAGDGGPYATYTKNSITPPNSNQGTVALELQHTRDKSNSQVLDQNGQKTDSMANKLELPKGLSIQSLNKRPSIAPVPAVLDAAGIEITVESEDSDQDSSITEEEPPWVTPNSDTVKGFPPLTPYIGTTPTLTHIMREKRHICCLQLAQTCDHCSFKHAKEYHWSNRTIIVAADYASNGLYNFIVPLRSHARPKNTMNPIVLLLERRPDQSFLETICYFPLVYWMIGSIECLDDLLRAGITLADNVVIVNKESSNSQEEDYLADCNTIVAVQTIFRLFPSANIITELSQSSNMRFMQFRAKDHYALNLSKVEKVSPHKEKERGSHISYMFRLPFAAGNVFSASMLDTLLYQAFVKDYLITFVRLLLGIDQAVGSGHLSCMKISKDDLWIRTYGRLYQKLCSTTCEIPIGIYRTMIQHTENTSADGVPGSGHSSQQTPHFDFKRRLSTRIHQKLAQRCSGRNRNNLGAKNKTAEPKEKEVSLNVMHTDDEGGSDSLGSERQEICQLVKSRMQSLGLPTDDYDDVSDKRNTLSYVIINPSYDLKLEVDDVVYLIRPSSLSAQASPLIDERKLLARKRFLPHKREEPTGADEEPISRSSTPDCDHDAKNEPATLEIS, from the exons aGTACGAGTTGAGTTCTTTACGAATGAGCGGTCGTTCAAAGAGAGATTGCAGTTGTATTTCATAAAGAATCAGAGATCAA GTCTTCGCATCCGTATCTTTAACCTAGTGATCAAATTATTAACATGCATTCTGTACGTGGTGCGTGTGTGCCTCGACAACCCAAGCGAAAAACCACCATG CACGTCAAGTTGTGGACCATGCCTCAACGTTACGGCGGAGGAGAGATTTCAATCCGTGGAAGATTTCAGGAAAAATCCGGTGATAGAATG GGTGGCGATAGGTTATGTAAATCGAAGCTACTGGCTTTGGGTGACACAAGTGACAGTAGCTGTGATCAGTTTAACAGAAACAATGCTCGTCACATACCTTGGCTACAAA GGCAACATCCTCCAGCTAATCCTTGCCCCATCATTCATCCTGGAATTAATAAACACAGTACCTTTTATATCAACT ATTTTCTGGGCGAGATTACGGTGCCTTTTTATTCCTGTATTCCTAAACTGCTGGCTTGCCAAAAGTGCATTGGAAAATATGCTG aaTGACCTCCACCGTGCCATGCAGAAGTCACAATCTGCACTATCACAACAGATACTCATTCTGATGGCTACTTTAACTTGTATTATTTTTACCAG CGTGTGCGGTGTACAGCAGCTACAGCGTGGTGGCTATCAGCATATGGATTTCTTTGGTGCATTATGGTTTGTGATAGTTACATTCTCGACAGTCGGCTACGGTGATTATACGCCGGATATATGGCCTAGTCAACtcttcatgatgatcatgatagcAGCAGCATTAGTGGTCGTTCCAACGCAG TTGGAGCAGCTTGCCTTCACATGGATGGAGCGACAAAAACAGGGTGGCACTTATAGTAGTCATCGAGCACAAACAGAAAAACATGTTGTTGTATGTGCTACAGCGTTACATGCAGATACTATCATGGATTTTCTAAATGAATTCTACGCCCATCCAAAATTGCAG GACTATTTTGTGGTGTTATTGTCCCCTTGTGAGCTGGACCCCACAATGAGGATGATATTACAAGTACCCATCTGGGCGCAGCGGGTGATTTATATCCAAGGGTCGGCATTGAAAGATGCTGACCTGACGAGGTGCAG AATGCAGGAAGCAGAGGCTTGTTTTATCCTAACAGCCAGGAATTATGCAGATAAAAATGCTGTT GATCAGCATACCATATTGAGATCATGGGCTGTGAAAGATTTTGCACCTACATGCCCACAGTATGTCCAAATTTTTCGGCCGGAAAATAAATTCCATGTGAAGTTTGCTG aACATGTTGTCTGTGAAGATGAATTCAAATATGCCTTATTAGCCAATAACTGTCTTTCACCGGCTACCTCCACACTAGTGACTCTTCTTCTTCACACATCAAGGGGACA AGAGGGCCAGACCTCATCTGAAGAATGGCAGCGTGTGTATGGCCGATGCTCAGGGAATGAAATTTACCATATTAAACTTGGTGATAGTCAATTTTTCGGAGAGTACGAGGGAAAGAGTTTTACATATGCTAGTTTTCATGCACACAGAAA GTATGGCGTTAGTCTTGTTGGTGTCTTGCAGAGTCTTCCAGGATCCACAATCCAGTTGAATCCTGGTCCAAGGCACATTATGAAAG GTGCTGATATATGCTTCTACATGAACATAACCAAAGAGGAAAATTCGGCTTTCATCCTCGCGCATCCAAACAATGATAAAGATACGCGAATGGATAAAATGAAGCCACCTGCTGGTGGAAATTACTCCAAAGTCGCTAGCATGATTGCAAGCGTTG AAGAATTGCCGAGAAAACTATCTTTTCGGAAAAAAAATCAGACGTACCATCCACCACGACCTCGGCTAAACCAAACGA GCAAGCAGGGTACCGTGGCCATGGTAGTCAAGGCTGGCGACGGTGGGCCATATGCAACCTATACTAAGAACAGTATTACCCCGCCAAATTCGAACCAAG gtactgtGGCCTTGGAGCTCCAACACACAAGGGATAAGTCTAACAGTCAGGTGCTAGATCAGAATGGACAAAAGACAGATTCAATGGCCAACAAACTAGAACTTCCAAAAGGCCTAAGTATACAGAGTCTAAATAAGCGGCCTAGTATTGCTCCAGTGCCGGCCGTTCTTGATGCAGCAGGTATTGAGATTACGGTAGAGTCAGAGGACTCTGATCAAGATAGCAGTATAACTGAAGAAGAGCCACCTTGGGTTACACCCAACTCGGA TACCGTAAAAGGGTTCCCGCCACTTACACCCTACATTGGTACCACGCCCACGCTGACCCATATTATGCGGGAGAAGCGGCATATATGTTGTCTCCAGTTGGCACAG ACATGTGACCATTGCTCATTCAAACATGCAAAGGAATACCATTGGTCGAACCGAACGATCATCGTAGCTGCTGATTATGCAAGCAACGGCTTGTATAACTTTATTGTGCCATTGAGATCTCATGCTCGACCAAAAAATACTATGAATCCGATTGTGCTACTCTTAGAAAGAAG ACCAGACCAGAGCTTCTTAGAGACAATTTGTTACTTTCCTCTTGTCTACTGGATGATAGGATCTATAGAATG CCTTGATGACCTGTTACGGGCTGGTATCACTCTGGCAGACAATGTGGTTATTGTCAACAAGGAGAGCTCAAACTCTCAAGAGGAAGACTACTTAGCTGACTGCAACACCATTGTGGCAGTACAGACGATATTCCG ACTATTTCCAAGTGCTAACATCATAACGGAGTTGTCCCAGTCCTCCAATATGAGGTTCATGCAGTTCAGAGCCAAAGATCACTATGCTTTAAACCTCTCCAAGGTGGAAAAGGTAAGTCCCCAT aaagaaaaagaaagaggaAGCCACATCTCTTACATGTTCAGGTTACCATTCGCAGCAGGAAATGTATTCAGTGCTAGTATGTTGGACACGCTTCTATATCAAGCATTTGTCAAGGACTATCTCATCACATTCGTTCGACTGTTATTAGGCATTGACCAGGCTGTGGGGTCTGGACATTTGTCTTGT ATGAAAATTTCCAAAGATGACCTGTGGATACGGACCTACGGCCGACTCTATCAAAAACTCTGCTCAACCACCTGTGAGATTCCTATTGGTATTTACCGGACAATGATCCAACACACAGAAAACACATCTGCT GATGGTGTCCCTGGGTCAGGTCATTCATCACAG CAAACACCTCACTTTGATTTCAAACGGCGCCTTTCGACTCGTATCCATCAAAAACTTGCTCAACGATGTTCAGGT AGAAATCGAAATAACCTGGGCGCAAAAAATAAAACTGCTGAACCTAAAGAAAAGGAG gTTTCTCTGAATGTGATGCACACCGACGATGAAGGAGGAAGTGACAGCCTGGGATCGGAACGGCAAGAGATCTGCCAACTAGTCAAGTCGAGGATGCAGAGCCTTGGACTGCCAACAGATGATTACG ATGATGTTAGTGATAAGAGAAATACGTTATCATATGTGATCATCAACCCAAGCTATGACTTAAAGCTTGAAGTGGACGATGTTGT ATACTTAATTCGACCAAGTTCACTGTCAGCCCAGGCATCACCGTTGATTGATGAACGGAAACTGTTGGCCCGGAAACGATTTTTACCACATAAGAGAGAAGAGCCGACTGGTGCTGATGAGGAACCAATCAGTAGAAGTTCTACTCCTGACTGTGATCATGATGCTAAG AATGAGCCTGCTACATTAGAAATAA GTTAG